Proteins from a genomic interval of Polaribacter sejongensis:
- a CDS encoding polyprenol monophosphomannose synthase produces MSDALVIIPTYNEKENIEAIIRATFNQKKEFHILVVDDNSPDGTSAIVENLILEFPNQLFLERRIGKSGLGTAYIHGFKWAIAKKYDYIIEMDADFSHNPDDLIRLYDACHKENISVSVGSRYVNNKINVVNWDIKRLLLSYFASKYVRLITRIPLFDTTAGFVCWKREVLENIQLEKIKFVGYAFQIEMKFKAWKRGFKIKEVSVIFTDRTLGTSKMSGNIIYEALFGVIKMRLQGISK; encoded by the coding sequence ATGTCAGATGCGTTAGTCATAATACCTACTTATAACGAAAAAGAAAATATAGAAGCTATTATTAGAGCCACTTTTAATCAAAAGAAAGAATTTCATATTTTAGTTGTAGATGACAATTCTCCTGATGGAACCTCAGCTATTGTAGAAAACTTAATTTTAGAGTTTCCAAATCAGCTTTTTTTAGAAAGAAGAATCGGTAAAAGTGGTTTAGGTACTGCTTATATACACGGTTTTAAATGGGCCATTGCTAAAAAGTATGATTATATTATTGAAATGGATGCCGACTTTTCTCACAATCCTGATGATCTAATTCGCTTATACGATGCATGCCATAAAGAAAACATTAGTGTTTCTGTAGGTTCTAGATATGTTAACAACAAAATAAATGTTGTTAATTGGGATATAAAAAGATTATTACTCTCTTACTTTGCATCTAAATATGTTCGCTTAATTACAAGAATTCCTTTATTTGATACAACTGCAGGTTTTGTCTGCTGGAAAAGAGAAGTCTTAGAAAATATACAATTAGAAAAAATAAAATTTGTGGGTTATGCCTTTCAAATAGAAATGAAATTTAAAGCATGGAAACGTGGTTTTAAGATAAAAGAAGTTTCTGTTATTTTTACAGACAGAACTTTAGGAACTTCTAAAATGAGCGGAAATATAATATATGAAGCCTTATTTGGAGTTATAAAAATGAGATTACAAGGTATATCAAAATAA
- the panD gene encoding aspartate 1-decarboxylase gives MLVQVVKSKIHRVKVTGADLNYIGSITIDEDLMDAANIIEGERVQIVNNNNGERLETYAIPGPRGSGEITLNGAAARKVAVNDVLILIVYGFMDFEEAKSFKPSLVFPNEKDNTLT, from the coding sequence ATGTTAGTACAAGTTGTAAAATCAAAAATCCACCGTGTAAAAGTTACAGGTGCAGATTTAAATTATATAGGAAGCATTACCATTGATGAAGATTTAATGGATGCTGCCAACATTATTGAAGGCGAACGCGTTCAAATTGTAAACAATAATAATGGAGAGCGTTTAGAAACATACGCTATTCCTGGACCTCGTGGAAGTGGAGAAATCACATTAAACGGAGCCGCAGCTAGAAAAGTTGCTGTTAATGACGTTTTAATTCTAATCGTTTACGGATTCATGGATTTTGAAGAGGCTAAAAGCTTTAAACCATCTTTAGTTTTCCCTAACGAGAAAGACAATACACTTACATAG
- a CDS encoding uroporphyrinogen-III synthase, with protein MKVKTILVSQPEPKTETSPYFDLSDKQKVKIDFRPFIHVEGISVKEVRGEKVDLHNFTAIILTSRNAVDHFFRIADEMRFKVPDAMKYFCQSEAVAFYLQKYVVYRKRKIYVGTRTFPDLTKLIKKHKTEKFLLPSSDKLKPLIPEELDSLGITWKRLDLYRTVVSDLSDLEDVFYDVLVFFSPSGIESLLKNFPDFKQNATRIAAFGNSTVKAVTDAGFKCDITAPSPETPSMTMALDKYIKLANKK; from the coding sequence ATGAAAGTGAAAACGATCTTAGTATCGCAACCAGAACCAAAGACTGAAACTTCCCCTTATTTTGACTTGTCTGATAAACAAAAAGTAAAGATAGATTTTAGACCATTTATTCACGTAGAAGGTATATCTGTCAAAGAAGTAAGAGGAGAAAAAGTTGATTTACATAACTTTACAGCTATTATTTTAACAAGTAGAAATGCTGTTGATCACTTTTTTAGAATTGCAGACGAGATGCGATTTAAAGTGCCAGATGCTATGAAATATTTTTGCCAGTCAGAAGCAGTTGCTTTTTACTTACAAAAATATGTAGTCTACAGAAAGAGAAAAATTTATGTAGGTACAAGAACGTTTCCTGATTTAACAAAATTAATTAAGAAACATAAAACAGAAAAATTCTTATTACCTAGTTCAGATAAGTTAAAGCCTTTAATCCCTGAAGAGTTAGATAGTTTAGGAATCACTTGGAAACGATTAGATTTATATAGAACTGTAGTTAGTGATTTGTCTGATTTAGAAGATGTATTTTATGATGTTTTGGTGTTCTTTAGCCCATCAGGAATAGAATCATTGTTAAAAAACTTTCCAGATTTTAAACAAAACGCAACAAGAATAGCTGCCTTTGGTAACTCTACTGTAAAAGCTGTTACAGATGCAGGTTTTAAGTGTGATATTACAGCGCCGTCACCAGAAACACCTTCTATGACAATGGCTTTAGATAAATACATAAAATTAGCAAATAAGAAGTAA
- a CDS encoding DUF4271 domain-containing protein yields MSVVRLKGSVSSLFNESFIDSEIEENTSFFNPFKNVIFIFSITVLALLTYKIYLYYNSSAEQGFYTFLKIFGVVFSYLTIKRLLEFLLSVVFKIDKKLDFFLVSKSVYLYSVSFFLLIAIVLVEYSQLDTPFLVYFSALLFSIRFIFHAVINKKLVFSELFYFILYLCAVEIAPLFVLFRLLF; encoded by the coding sequence TTGAGTGTAGTAAGGTTAAAGGGTAGTGTATCTTCTTTGTTTAATGAAAGTTTTATCGATTCTGAAATAGAAGAGAATACTTCTTTTTTTAATCCTTTTAAAAATGTCATTTTTATTTTTTCCATTACAGTTCTTGCTTTATTAACCTATAAAATCTATTTGTACTATAATTCTTCTGCAGAACAAGGTTTTTATACTTTTCTGAAGATTTTTGGAGTTGTTTTTTCATATTTAACGATTAAAAGGCTATTAGAATTTTTGCTTTCTGTAGTTTTTAAGATTGATAAAAAGCTAGATTTCTTTTTAGTTTCTAAGTCAGTCTATTTATATTCTGTTTCTTTTTTTCTACTTATAGCTATTGTTTTAGTAGAATACTCACAATTAGACACCCCTTTTTTAGTCTATTTTTCGGCACTTTTATTTTCTATTCGATTTATATTTCATGCGGTAATTAATAAAAAGCTGGTTTTTAGCGAGTTGTTTTATTTTATTTTGTACCTTTGCGCCGTCGAAATAGCACCGCTATTTGTACTGTTTAGATTGCTATTTTAA
- a CDS encoding aspartate dehydrogenase domain-containing protein, whose protein sequence is MEKKTLAIVGCGGLASIVAQALDKGLLPDFKIIGTYSRTFNKAEVFSNHINNVDRGYTCTACHSLEELLMLKPDYLVEASSPDSLKELALPTLKNGTSIVTISIGGLADADFYEEVKKTASEYGTRVHIASGAVGGFDVLRTVSLMEESEVTFESTKSPRAMRNSPVYNPIIETQEYKSFEGTAVEAIALFPRQVNVSVAAALASTGPENVKVSIKTIPEFVGDNHRIEIKSQEIHAVLNIYSQTAKIAGWSIVNTLRNITSPIAF, encoded by the coding sequence ATGGAAAAAAAAACATTAGCAATTGTAGGTTGCGGCGGACTTGCAAGCATCGTTGCACAAGCTTTAGATAAAGGCTTGTTGCCAGATTTTAAAATTATCGGCACATACTCTAGGACTTTCAATAAGGCCGAGGTTTTTTCAAATCATATTAATAATGTAGATAGAGGGTATACCTGTACAGCATGTCATTCTCTAGAAGAATTATTAATGCTAAAACCAGACTATCTTGTTGAAGCATCTTCTCCAGATTCTTTAAAAGAATTAGCGTTGCCAACCTTAAAAAACGGAACATCAATAGTAACAATCTCCATAGGAGGTCTTGCAGATGCCGATTTTTACGAAGAGGTTAAAAAAACAGCTTCAGAATATGGTACACGAGTTCATATTGCATCAGGAGCCGTTGGAGGATTCGACGTATTAAGAACTGTGTCTTTAATGGAAGAAAGCGAAGTGACTTTCGAGTCTACAAAATCGCCAAGAGCCATGAGAAATAGCCCAGTTTATAACCCTATTATAGAAACGCAAGAATACAAATCTTTTGAAGGTACTGCTGTAGAAGCTATCGCACTTTTTCCAAGACAAGTAAACGTTTCTGTTGCGGCTGCACTGGCATCAACAGGACCAGAAAACGTAAAGGTTTCTATTAAAACTATCCCAGAATTTGTTGGCGATAATCATCGTATAGAAATAAAAAGCCAGGAAATTCATGCCGTTTTAAACATTTATAGTCAAACGGCAAAAATTGCTGGCTGGAGTATTGTTAATACATTAAGAAATATTACTTCGCCTATTGCTTTTTAA
- a CDS encoding sugar O-acetyltransferase → MKTEKQKMLSGQLYDASDIQLTKERLEARLLLKELNDLSEDKAESKNVILHKLLPNQGKNLFIQTPFYCDYGYNIITGNDVYFNFNCVVLDVTPVTIGSRTLIGPNVQLYTATHPINHKERASGLELAKPITIGEDVWVGGSTVVCPGVHIGDRTVIGAGSVVTKNIPADVFAAGNPCKVIRKLEA, encoded by the coding sequence ATGAAAACTGAAAAACAAAAAATGCTCTCTGGTCAATTATATGATGCCTCAGATATACAACTTACCAAAGAACGATTAGAAGCAAGATTGTTATTAAAAGAGCTAAATGATTTATCAGAAGATAAAGCGGAATCAAAAAATGTTATTTTACATAAATTACTGCCAAATCAAGGGAAGAATCTATTTATACAAACTCCCTTTTATTGCGATTATGGTTACAATATAATTACAGGAAACGATGTGTATTTTAACTTTAATTGTGTTGTTTTAGACGTAACTCCCGTTACAATTGGTTCTAGAACATTAATTGGTCCAAATGTGCAATTATACACAGCAACACATCCTATAAATCATAAAGAAAGAGCTTCCGGACTCGAATTAGCAAAACCAATAACTATTGGAGAAGATGTTTGGGTCGGAGGAAGTACGGTAGTTTGTCCGGGTGTACATATTGGAGACAGAACCGTAATTGGAGCAGGAAGTGTAGTTACAAAAAATATTCCTGCAGATGTTTTTGCAGCAGGAAATCCTTGTAAAGTAATTCGAAAATTAGAAGCTTAG
- a CDS encoding glycogen/starch synthase, protein MKDKRILFVSSEVVPYLPETELSSTAFNVAKNAHSKGVQTRIFMPRYGVINERRHQLHEVIRLSGMNLVVNDMDMPLIIKVASIPKERMQVYFIDNEEYFKRKAVFTDEDDDLFEDNDERAIFFAKGVIETVKKLNWAPDIIHVHGWMASLLPLYLKEFYKEEPLFTESKIITSLYNNPFEGTLDESLADKVKFDNICDEKIATIKTPNFTNILKSAIENSDAIIHGSEEISEELTSFIEGKDIPVLEYQSEDLKESYLNFYADLISAN, encoded by the coding sequence ATGAAGGACAAGAGAATATTATTTGTTTCATCTGAAGTAGTTCCATACTTACCCGAAACAGAGTTATCATCTACAGCCTTTAATGTTGCAAAAAACGCACATTCTAAAGGAGTACAAACAAGAATTTTCATGCCAAGATATGGCGTAATTAACGAGCGAAGACATCAGCTACACGAAGTAATTCGTTTATCTGGGATGAATCTAGTAGTTAATGATATGGATATGCCATTAATTATAAAAGTTGCTTCTATTCCTAAAGAAAGAATGCAAGTATATTTTATAGATAATGAAGAATATTTTAAACGAAAAGCCGTTTTTACAGATGAAGATGATGATTTGTTTGAGGATAATGATGAGCGCGCTATTTTCTTTGCAAAAGGAGTTATAGAAACCGTAAAAAAATTAAACTGGGCGCCAGATATTATTCATGTTCATGGATGGATGGCTTCTCTTTTACCTCTTTATTTAAAAGAGTTTTATAAAGAAGAACCTTTGTTTACAGAAAGTAAAATCATAACGTCTTTATATAACAACCCTTTTGAGGGGACGTTAGATGAATCTTTAGCAGATAAAGTGAAATTTGATAATATTTGTGACGAGAAAATTGCTACAATTAAAACACCAAACTTTACAAACATATTAAAAAGTGCGATAGAAAATTCTGACGCAATTATACATGGTAGTGAAGAAATTTCAGAAGAATTAACTTCTTTTATAGAAGGTAAAGATATTCCGGTTTTAGAATATCAATCTGAAGATTTAAAGGAAAGTTATTTAAATTTTTATGCTGATTTAATTTCAGCTAATTAA
- the panC gene encoding pantoate--beta-alanine ligase, translating into MKIFNTKQEINAYLTSKKEGNKTIGFVPTMGALHEGHLSLIKKAIEKNDLVVVSIFVNPTQFDNQEDLIKYPKTIENDTKLLESVSCDVLFLPSVEEIYAENIASEKFDFDGLEHQMEGKFRTGHFDGVGTIVKTLFEIVTPNRAYFGQKDFQQLQIIKKMVRKNRLPVKIKGCPIFREADGLAMSSRNARLSKEHREAAPFIYKTLKKVKSKFGIENAVTVTEWVENQFKEHPLLELEYFTIADEKSLETIKNKESNKKNRAFIAVYAGEIRLIDNIRLK; encoded by the coding sequence ATGAAAATTTTTAACACTAAACAAGAAATAAATGCATATTTAACCTCTAAAAAAGAGGGTAATAAAACCATAGGTTTTGTGCCAACAATGGGCGCATTACACGAAGGTCACCTATCTTTAATTAAAAAAGCAATCGAGAAAAACGATCTAGTTGTAGTAAGTATTTTTGTAAATCCAACCCAGTTTGATAACCAAGAAGACTTAATTAAATACCCAAAAACCATAGAAAATGATACTAAATTACTAGAAAGTGTTTCTTGTGATGTATTATTCCTACCTTCTGTAGAAGAAATTTATGCAGAAAACATAGCTTCAGAAAAATTTGATTTTGACGGACTAGAACACCAAATGGAAGGCAAGTTTAGAACAGGGCATTTTGATGGTGTTGGTACCATCGTAAAAACCCTTTTCGAAATTGTAACACCTAATAGAGCTTATTTTGGTCAAAAAGATTTTCAGCAGTTACAGATCATCAAAAAAATGGTTAGAAAAAACAGACTGCCTGTAAAAATAAAAGGATGTCCTATTTTTAGAGAAGCAGATGGTTTGGCAATGAGTTCTAGAAACGCTAGATTATCTAAGGAACATAGAGAAGCAGCACCATTTATTTACAAAACTCTTAAAAAAGTTAAAAGTAAATTTGGCATAGAAAATGCTGTAACCGTAACTGAGTGGGTAGAAAATCAATTTAAAGAACACCCTTTATTAGAATTAGAGTATTTTACAATTGCTGATGAAAAATCATTAGAAACCATAAAAAACAAAGAATCTAACAAGAAAAACCGTGCTTTTATTGCAGTTTACGCAGGAGAAATACGATTGATAGACAACATTCGATTAAAATAG
- a CDS encoding DUF4270 family protein has product MRRFFEKSTFIVALVFVFTAVISCEKDFTDIKSSIISNTKFDTDTLTVKGIVIENSPITSVTSDNISAEAGLYLLGVHTGANGDYEKIEASIVSQLALSSGLKVIDDENIYGSDTIVVTTIDTAFVKLPYQVTFNDDGTAYELDSIIGDQTKAFNLNVYETSTYLSILNPTEPSKLNSYQSNDVFDKKVTKLNFTSDFKFSPSLTDSIVVKRWLSDETVATQDTVKYFNSTSATIPVPFAVIPLKEDKIKELFLDKYESSDFDSQAAFNDYFRGLILEATGDEGSLVSFNFNATVKPSLEVYYTNTVVAGGVIIDTIYKNDSFLLSGVRASTYKMDDKVYPSDKIVLQGAAGSEAKINLFGADTDGNGVADKIEELRARNLLINDASLTFYINQSIDTTAVPYQLFLYKSDENVPPVYSQVKDVYSEGATIFGGLLQRDSNGKKEKYTFRITDYISDLLSGETNYSPTLRLKVINATDLLTVTDTIFKNYNWNPKAVTLFNHEAINGNKKVELKISYSEKKD; this is encoded by the coding sequence GTGAGGAGATTTTTTGAGAAAAGCACATTTATTGTAGCTTTAGTATTCGTATTTACAGCTGTTATTTCTTGTGAAAAAGATTTTACAGATATTAAGTCTAGTATTATTAGTAATACAAAGTTTGATACAGATACCTTAACTGTTAAAGGAATTGTTATAGAAAATAGCCCTATTACAAGTGTTACTTCTGATAATATTTCTGCAGAGGCAGGTTTATATCTACTAGGTGTTCATACTGGTGCAAATGGTGATTACGAAAAAATAGAAGCTTCTATAGTTTCTCAACTAGCTTTAAGTTCAGGTTTAAAGGTAATTGATGATGAAAATATTTACGGTTCTGATACTATTGTGGTTACTACAATAGATACTGCATTTGTAAAATTACCATATCAAGTAACTTTTAATGATGATGGTACAGCGTATGAGTTAGATTCAATTATAGGAGATCAAACTAAAGCGTTTAATTTAAATGTTTATGAAACCAGTACTTATTTAAGTATATTAAATCCTACAGAACCTTCAAAATTGAATAGTTATCAATCTAATGATGTGTTTGATAAAAAAGTAACTAAGTTGAATTTTACTTCAGATTTTAAATTTTCACCAAGCTTAACAGACTCAATTGTAGTTAAAAGATGGTTAAGTGATGAAACTGTAGCTACACAAGATACTGTAAAATATTTTAATTCTACATCTGCTACAATACCAGTACCTTTTGCAGTAATTCCTTTAAAAGAAGATAAAATTAAAGAATTATTCCTAGATAAATATGAATCATCAGATTTTGATTCTCAGGCTGCGTTTAATGACTATTTTAGAGGACTTATTCTAGAAGCTACAGGAGACGAAGGATCTTTAGTTTCTTTTAATTTTAATGCTACGGTTAAGCCATCACTAGAAGTTTATTATACAAATACAGTTGTTGCTGGAGGAGTTATTATAGATACAATTTACAAAAATGATAGTTTTTTATTATCTGGAGTAAGAGCAAGTACTTATAAGATGGATGATAAAGTATATCCTTCAGATAAAATTGTATTACAAGGAGCTGCAGGAAGTGAAGCTAAAATAAACCTTTTTGGAGCAGACACAGATGGTAATGGAGTTGCTGATAAAATAGAAGAATTAAGAGCTAGAAATCTGTTGATAAATGATGCTTCTTTAACTTTTTATATTAATCAATCTATAGATACAACAGCTGTTCCTTATCAATTATTCTTGTACAAGAGTGATGAAAATGTACCACCTGTTTACAGTCAAGTAAAAGATGTTTATTCTGAGGGAGCTACTATTTTTGGAGGTTTGTTACAGAGAGACTCTAATGGAAAGAAAGAGAAGTACACTTTTAGAATTACAGATTATATTTCAGACTTATTAAGTGGTGAAACAAATTACTCTCCAACATTAAGACTTAAAGTAATTAACGCTACAGACTTACTAACAGTTACAGATACTATATTTAAGAATTATAATTGGAATCCGAAGGCAGTAACGCTTTTTAATCATGAAGCTATAAATGGTAATAAAAAGGTAGAGTTAAAGATTTCATATTCAGAGAAAAAGGATTAA
- the radA gene encoding DNA repair protein RadA yields the protein MAKTKTTFFCQNCGTQHAKWVGQCGACKEWNTIVEEVIQKEEKRVWKQSTTAKQTVNKPLKVADIQLNPEERIVTNNNELDTVLGGGLVKGSVTLLGGEPGIGKSTLLLQVALNISQKVLYVSGEESQSQIKMRAERLEANNSNCLILTETNTQNIFKNIEETMPDVLVIDSIQTLHTSSIEASPGSISQIRETAAELIKYAKETATPVLLIGHINKDGNIAGPKILEHMVDVVLQFEGDRNHTYRILRSQKNRFGSTSELGIYEMLSSGLREISNPSEILISKKDADLSGTAIASTLEGIRPLMIEIQALVSTAVYGTPQRSTTGYNLKRLNMILAVLEKRAGFKLGAKDVFLNITGGINVDDPAIDLAVVAAILSSNQDVAINPNVCFAAEVGLAGEIRPVSKIDQRITEAEKLGYKTLVASKYNKIASKNHGIRLVLVGKIEEAFATLFA from the coding sequence ATGGCTAAAACCAAAACAACTTTTTTCTGTCAGAACTGTGGAACCCAACATGCAAAATGGGTAGGACAATGTGGTGCTTGTAAAGAATGGAATACCATTGTAGAAGAAGTAATACAAAAAGAAGAAAAACGCGTTTGGAAACAATCTACAACCGCAAAACAAACCGTAAACAAACCTTTAAAAGTTGCTGACATTCAGTTAAACCCAGAAGAAAGAATTGTTACCAACAACAACGAATTAGACACTGTTTTAGGTGGAGGATTGGTAAAAGGTTCTGTAACACTTTTAGGTGGTGAACCCGGAATTGGAAAATCGACCTTATTATTGCAAGTTGCTTTAAATATCAGCCAGAAAGTACTGTATGTTTCTGGTGAGGAAAGTCAGTCTCAAATAAAAATGAGAGCAGAAAGGTTAGAAGCAAACAATTCTAACTGTTTAATTTTAACAGAAACCAACACCCAAAACATCTTTAAAAATATAGAAGAGACAATGCCTGATGTTTTGGTAATAGATTCTATACAAACATTACACACAAGCTCTATAGAAGCATCTCCTGGTAGCATTTCTCAAATTAGAGAAACTGCAGCAGAACTGATTAAATATGCCAAAGAAACAGCAACTCCGGTTTTATTAATTGGTCATATAAATAAAGATGGAAACATTGCTGGTCCAAAAATTTTAGAACACATGGTAGATGTTGTTTTACAATTTGAAGGCGACAGAAATCATACGTACAGAATTTTAAGAAGTCAGAAAAACAGATTTGGTTCTACGTCTGAATTAGGAATCTACGAAATGCTTTCTAGCGGATTAAGAGAAATTTCTAATCCGTCTGAAATTTTAATTTCTAAAAAGGATGCAGATTTAAGCGGAACAGCAATTGCAAGTACTTTAGAAGGTATTAGACCTTTAATGATAGAAATACAAGCTTTAGTTTCTACCGCCGTTTACGGAACACCTCAGCGTTCTACAACGGGGTATAATTTAAAACGTTTAAACATGATTTTAGCTGTTTTAGAAAAAAGAGCAGGTTTTAAATTAGGCGCAAAAGATGTCTTTTTAAATATTACTGGAGGAATAAACGTAGACGATCCTGCAATTGATTTAGCAGTGGTGGCTGCTATTTTATCGTCTAACCAAGATGTTGCTATTAATCCGAATGTTTGTTTTGCTGCAGAAGTTGGTTTGGCTGGAGAAATAAGGCCAGTTTCTAAAATAGATCAAAGAATTACCGAAGCAGAAAAATTAGGTTACAAAACTTTAGTCGCCTCTAAATACAATAAAATTGCTTCTAAAAATCACGGAATTCGTTTGGTTTTGGTAGGTAAGATTGAAGAGGCTTTTGCTACTTTGTTTGCTTAA
- a CDS encoding lysylphosphatidylglycerol synthase transmembrane domain-containing protein — MNIKKILKTVLPLVLGGFLVWYSLSKISLDVLIGYFKDAKYGWILLGLFFGILSHLSRAYRWKFMLEPLGFKPKYTNSVLAVLVGYLVNLAIPRAGEISRATVMANYEKIPFEKGFGTIVAERIADLIMMLSIVAITLFVQFDFIYELLTKNFNPTKIVIGLTVLILGFYILTSFIKKAKSGFLLKIKTFVAGLLEGVTSIFKMKNKWAFIFHTVFIWVMYVAMFWATIPAIEGLHVPFGGILIGFIAGGFSIAATNGGIGLYPIAVAGALALFDVPTEPATAFGWIMWTAQTAMIIVFGGLAFFALPIYNKNK, encoded by the coding sequence TTGAACATCAAAAAAATATTAAAAACTGTACTACCTCTCGTTTTGGGAGGTTTTTTAGTATGGTATTCTCTCTCTAAAATCTCTCTAGATGTTTTAATAGGATATTTTAAAGATGCAAAATATGGTTGGATTCTCCTCGGCCTATTTTTTGGAATTTTGAGCCACCTTTCTAGAGCCTACAGATGGAAATTTATGCTAGAACCTTTAGGTTTTAAGCCCAAATACACAAATAGTGTTTTGGCTGTTTTAGTAGGTTATTTAGTAAACTTAGCCATACCTAGAGCCGGAGAAATTTCTAGAGCAACCGTAATGGCAAACTACGAGAAAATTCCGTTCGAAAAAGGATTCGGAACTATTGTAGCCGAACGTATTGCAGATTTAATCATGATGCTTTCTATCGTTGCAATAACACTTTTTGTTCAATTCGATTTTATCTACGAACTCTTAACCAAAAACTTTAATCCAACAAAAATCGTTATTGGCTTAACGGTTCTTATTCTTGGTTTTTACATTTTAACATCATTTATAAAGAAAGCAAAATCTGGGTTTTTACTAAAAATTAAAACCTTTGTTGCCGGCTTATTAGAAGGTGTTACTAGTATTTTTAAAATGAAAAATAAATGGGCATTTATCTTTCATACTGTATTTATTTGGGTAATGTACGTTGCCATGTTTTGGGCAACAATTCCTGCAATTGAAGGTTTACACGTTCCGTTTGGCGGAATTTTAATCGGTTTTATTGCTGGTGGATTTTCCATTGCAGCAACAAATGGCGGAATTGGATTATACCCAATTGCTGTTGCTGGCGCCTTGGCTTTGTTTGATGTTCCTACAGAACCTGCAACCGCTTTTGGCTGGATTATGTGGACCGCACAAACTGCAATGATTATCGTTTTTGGAGGTTTGGCATTTTTTGCACTACCAATTTACAATAAGAATAAATAA
- a CDS encoding NAD(P)-dependent oxidoreductase has product MFKKLIGIEPLELIDSVNIKLESLTENLLLYTDRPTTDDEIVARIGDADGVLLSYTTTLTKEILERCPNVKYIGMCCSLYAPESANVDINYANSRGITVTGVRDYGDEGVVEYVISELVRCLHGFGTTSDGKPRNAWGGIPREITGLKVGIVGLGKSGGMVADALHFLGAEITYFARSEKQDAKAKGYEFLPLEELMKTNEVVIACLNKNTVLLHENEFIKFGNHKILFNTGLSPAWDAEPFNKWLAAGDNAVYCDTLGALGDKELLNNPKVNCLEVSTGRTQQAFVRLSEKVLANLTAYFKKQ; this is encoded by the coding sequence ATGTTTAAAAAACTTATAGGAATAGAGCCTTTAGAGTTAATTGATTCGGTTAATATAAAATTAGAATCTTTAACAGAAAACCTATTATTATACACAGACAGACCAACAACAGACGATGAGATTGTAGCACGTATTGGTGATGCTGATGGTGTTTTATTAAGTTACACCACAACATTAACAAAAGAAATTTTAGAACGCTGCCCAAATGTAAAATATATAGGTATGTGTTGTTCGTTGTATGCGCCAGAAAGTGCGAATGTAGATATTAACTATGCAAACTCACGTGGCATTACCGTTACTGGTGTGCGTGATTATGGAGACGAGGGGGTTGTGGAATATGTAATTAGTGAGTTGGTAAGATGTTTACATGGTTTTGGTACTACTTCTGATGGTAAACCAAGAAATGCTTGGGGTGGAATTCCAAGAGAAATTACAGGTTTAAAAGTAGGGATTGTAGGTTTGGGAAAATCTGGTGGTATGGTTGCGGATGCACTTCACTTTTTAGGAGCAGAAATCACTTATTTTGCTAGAAGTGAAAAACAAGATGCTAAAGCAAAAGGCTATGAGTTTTTACCGTTAGAAGAACTAATGAAAACAAATGAAGTTGTGATTGCTTGTTTAAATAAAAACACTGTTTTATTGCATGAAAACGAGTTTATTAAATTTGGTAATCATAAAATATTATTCAACACAGGATTATCACCTGCTTGGGATGCTGAACCTTTTAATAAGTGGCTAGCAGCAGGTGATAATGCCGTATATTGTGATACTCTTGGCGCTTTAGGTGATAAAGAGCTTTTAAATAACCCTAAAGTTAATTGCTTAGAAGTTTCTACAGGTAGAACACAACAAGCGTTTGTTAGATTAAGCGAAAAGGTATTAGCTAACTTAACTGCTTATTTTAAAAAGCAATAG